Proteins encoded together in one Ciona intestinalis chromosome 3, KH, whole genome shotgun sequence window:
- the LOC100179955 gene encoding transcription initiation factor TFIID subunit 13-like, translating into MAEDSGAASGEGTPSRSGTSGDEKRKRIFFKEIRCMMYGFGDDQNPYTESVELLEELVIEFISDLTHKASQVGRPGRVQVEDIVYLIQKDPQKYSRVKDLLTMNEELKKARRAFDEAKF; encoded by the coding sequence ATGGCTGAAGATTCTGGAGCAGCCTCTGGAGAAGGTACCCCGTCTCGATCAGGAACATCCGGAGACGAGAAAAGGAAGAGAATCTTCTTTAAAGAGATCCGGTGTATGATGTATGGGTTCGGTGATGATCAAAACCCCTACACCGAATCTGTGGAGCTTCTTGAAGAACTTGTGATCGAATTTATCAGCGATCTTACTCACAAAGCTTCCCAGGTTGGGAGACCTGGCAGAGTTCAAGTTGAGGACATTGTTTATCTTATTCAGAAGGATCCGCAGAAGTACTCACGTGTCAAAGACTTGTTGACAATGAATGAAGAGCTAAAGAAAGCAAGACGTGCTTTTGACGAAGCAAAATTTTaa